A portion of the Malania oleifera isolate guangnan ecotype guangnan chromosome 3, ASM2987363v1, whole genome shotgun sequence genome contains these proteins:
- the LOC131150885 gene encoding COP1-interacting protein 7 translates to MKSGTRLNTAFFQLTPTRTRCDLIISANGKTEKMASGLLNPFLAHLKTAQDQIAKGGYSIVLEPEPGSDATWFTKGTVERFVRFVSTPEVLERVYTIESEILQIQEAIAIQSNCDIGLSTVEDHQAKSVESIEGCKPVLDADEEKAIVLYKPGSHQPEANGSNTQEGNSKVQLLRVLETRKTALQKEQGMAFARAVAAGFDIDHMAALMSFADCFGALRLMDACLRFMDLWKGKHETGQWLEIEAAEAMSGRQDFVSMNASGIMLSNVTSKQKELREGWPESRSDLASENNGKANTDASIDDKAPTDHQVPIGNQEYMQGQFPHPIFPPWPINSPAAAMPIFQSYPVQGMPYYPNYPMNSPYFQPPYQSVEDFRSNAGLRMGQRRHSMDSRESNTESEPWELNASKTKSRDDLELEKEVSQDQEPRKKASRSGRKHSGVVVIRNINYITPNKQNSSDSESQSASDSEIDGEGELEAVETEIRHKNHSKSSKNKGSQRKSVERLNSFDKDTICEKEVDGGHWQAFQNCLLRSADEDKQAVDQGMFAMEKEVQGKRRQIRHGEDLLVIAGQDTGKMQEGSISEYQSISGNVTRMLKPSNDEMHLSRIESTSGDGRGSTADLRNVEFTEIEGRRGGYRRTANDNFMIHGQDRQPEFSSSSSDPLALTFEHATNHLDKTSTHSMADESFIVPLRSGLLGEIRIDERNAIDIDSELPLTLQKLDKFSNRGGSQVNYEPDDLSLVPERGAETSCVSYDPALDYEMQVHADTTALGNRNKEAVTDVKQVPKKLGKDQRPKVTPDASDKKKIMGATRKGKPSKLSPLDEARARAERLRTFKADLQKLKKENEKEEIKRLEALKMERQKRIAARSSSIPASSPMHSQQSRKQLTTKLSPSSHKGSKFSDSEPGSSSPLQRASMRATSLASSSSPKTSKASRSNNGSVAGNTLSRSASSLPQPKKENKSTTPDPKASMARIRRLSEPKMSSSSLNVSSVKLQNTEAISKPKLSNDSESMKISAIMNLDRTKAATLPELKVRTSKEPSNVTQIKPAAKEMTQKVNESKSSMTTASSNLNNKNNDNIVHHNDMDDNPVIEKTVVMLECGKPTIPAAHASEEKAGMLLGDYDSHILGERTEIVSEYAAIRAPVSPLNMDVVDREPIDHQLQEQPSSHEVKYAEKESPHFSSISTAQKPYQAPYARVSSLEEPCTGNSEYGKAPPTSLEMPTTMADTTRAIVSDSENLKLERIPEALEKSLVKESSKGFRRLLKFGRKNHSSATGDHFAESDNASVSGSEAGDNAANVASSSEVHTLKNLISHDETPTAIASQKASRSFSLLSPFRSKNSGKKLMT, encoded by the exons ATGAAGTCTGGAACTCGGCTCAACACTGCTTTTTTTCAGCTCACACCCACTCGTACCAG GTGTGATTTAATTATCAGTGCAAATGGAAAGACAGAGAAAATGGCTTCAGGTTTGCTGAATCCATTTCTTGCTCACTTGAAGACTGCCCAAGATCAGATTGCCAAGGGAGGTTATTCAATTGTACTCGAACCAGAACCTGGTAGTGATGCAACTTGGTTTACAAAGGGCACGGTGGAGAG GTTTGTTCGTTTTGTGAGCACCCCAGAGGTCTTGGAACGGGTGTATACTATAGAATCTGAAATTTTACAGATTCAGGAAGCAATTGCAATTCAAAGCAACTGTGATATAGGGCTGAGCACT GTAGAAGACCATCAGGCAAAATCTGTGGAGAGCATTGAAG GCTGCAAGCCAGTATTGGATGCTGATGAAGAGAAAGCAATTGTCCTTTACAAG CCTGGTTCACATCAACCTGAAGCCAATGGATCCAATACACAGGAGGGAAATTCAAA AGTTCAGCTTTTGAGAGTCCTGGAGACACGCAAGACCGCACTGCAGAAAGAGCAAGGCATGGCCTTTGCACGCGCTGTGGCTGCTGGTTTTGACATTGATCACATGGCAGCATTGATGTCATTTGCTGACTGCTTTGGAGCCTTGCGTTTGAT GGATGCATGCTTAAGATTCATGGACTTATGGAAAGGGAAGCATGAGACCGGGCAATGGCTTGAAATTGAAGCAGCTGAAGCAATGTCTGGTCGACAAGACTTTGTTTCCATGAATGCATCAGGCATTATGCTTTCTAATGTGACCAGCAAGCAGAAGGAATTGAGGGAAGGATGGCCAGAATCCCGTAGTGATTTGGCCTCAGAAAATAATGGGAAAGCAAACACTGATGCAAGTATAG ATGATAAGGCTCCTACGGATCACCAAGTACCAATAGGCAATCAAGAATATATGCAAGGCCAGTTTCCACATCCCATTTTCCCTCCCTGGCCCATAAATTCTCCAGCTGCCGCAATGCCAATTTTTCAATCATATCCTGTGCAAGGCATGCCTTACTATCCAAACTACCCCATGAACAGTCCATATTTTCAGCCACCATATCAATCTGTGGAGGATTTCAGATCTAATGCTGGTCTAAGAATGGGACAGAGAAGGCATTCTATGGATAGTAGAGAAAGCAATACTGAATCAGAACCTTGGGAGCTAAATGCTTCTAAAACGAAATCACGTGATGATTTGGAGTTGGAAAAAGAAGTATCACAAGATCAAGAGCCTCGAAAAAAGGCTAGCCGCTCAGGGAGGAAGCACTCTGGTGTGGTTGTCATTCGGAATATTAATTACATCACTCCAAACAAGCAGAATTCTTCAGATAGTGAATCACAATCAGCTTCTGACTCTGAAATTGATGGAGAAGGAGAGTTGGAGGCTGTAGAAACTGAAATAAGGCATAAGAATCACTCAAAATCTTCAAAAAATAAAGGAAGCCAAAGAAAATCCGTGGAGAGGTTGAATTCATTTGATAAAGACACAATTTGTGAAAAGGAGGTTGATGGTGGACACTGGCAAGCATTTCAGAATTGCTTACTGAGAAGTGCTGATGAAGATAAACAGGCTGTCGACCAGGGCATGTTTGCAATGGAAAAGGAGGTTCAAGGGAAACGGCGGCAAATTAGGCATGGCGAAGATCTCTTAGTTATTGCAGGGCAAGATACTGGAAAAATGCAAGAAGGGAGTATATCTGAATATCAGAGCATCAGTGGAAATGTGACACGCATGCTCAAGCCATCAAACGATGAAATGCACCTTTCTAGAATAGAGAGCACGTCTGGTGATGGTAGAGGATCCACTGCTGATTTAAGAAATGTGGAGTTTACAGAAATAGAAGGCAGAAGGGGTGGATATAGGAGGACTGCAAATGATAATTTCATGATTCATGGACAAGACAGGCAGCCAGAGTTTTCAAGTTCTTCCTCAGATCCATTGGCTCTAACATTTGAGCATGCTACCAATCACTTGGATAAAACCTCAACACATAGTATGGCTGATGAATCCTTCATAGTTCCATTGAGGTCTGGTTTGCTAGGAGAAATCAGAATTGATGAGAGAAATGCCATCGACATTGATTCAGAACTCCCATTAACGCTTCAAAAGTTGGACAAATTTTCAAATAGAGGAGGAAGCCAAGTCAATTATGAGCCAGATGATTTGAGTTTGGTGCCTGAGCGTGGGGCAGAGACCAGCTGTGTTAGCTATGACCCTGCTTTAGACTATGAAATGCAGGTTCATGCTGATACCACGGCACTTGGTAACAGGAATAAGGAAGCTGTGACTGATGTCAAGCAAGTGCCTAAGAAGTTGGGCAAGGATCAGAGGCCAAAAGTTACTCCAGATGCTTCAGATAAGAAGAAGATAATGGGTGCGACAAGGAAAGGGAAACcttcaaaattgagtcctttgGATGAAGCTCGGGCACGTGCTGAGAGGCTAAGAACCTTCAAAGCTGATCTTcagaaattgaagaaagagaaT gaAAAGGAAGAGATTAAACGACTGGAAGCTTTGAAGATGGAGAGACAAAAGAGAATTGCTGCAAGAAGCAGTTCAATCCCTGCTTCTTCACCAATGCACTCACAGCAATCCCGAAAACAATTAACAACAAAACTTTCCCCAAGTTCACATAAAGGGTCAAAATTCAGTGATTCAGAGCCTGGATCATCGTCACCTTTACAGAGAGCCTCCATGAGAGCTACTTCTTTGGCATCAAGCAGTTCTCCAAAAACCTCTAAAGCCAGCAGGTCAAACAATGGCAGCGTGGCTGGGAATACGTTAAGCCGGTCAGCTTCATCTTTGCCTCAgccaaagaaagaaaacaaaagcacCACACCTGATCCAAAGGCATCCATGGCACGAATCAGAAGATTGTCCGAACCTAAAATGAGCAGCAGTAGCCTTAATGTTTCTTCAGTGAAGCTGCAAAACACTGAAGCTATATCAAAACCAAAATTATCGAATGATTCTGAAAGCATGAAAATATCTGCTATTATGAACCTTGATAGAACTAAAGCTGCAACTCTTCCAGAACTGAAGGTCAGAACATCCAAAGAGCCTTCAAATGTAACCCAGATCAAACCCGCTGCAAAAGAGATGACACAAAAGGTGAATGAGAGCAAATCTTCCATGACTACTGCAAGTAGCAATCTGAACAACAAGAATAATGACAATATTGTACATCATAATGACATGGATGACAACCCAGTTATTGAGAAAACAGTTGTCATGCTTGAATGTGGGAAGCCAACCATTCCAGCTGCACATGCATCAGAGGAAAAGGCAGGGATGCTTCTGGGAGATTATGATAGTCATATACTAGGAGAAAGAACTGAGATAGTGTCAGAGTATGCAGCTATTCGTGCACCAGTCTCTCCACTCAACATGGATGTAGTTGATAGAGAACCTATTGATCACCAATTGCAGGAGCAACCCAGTTCTCACGAG GTGAAGTATGCTGAAAAGGAATCACCACATTTTTCGAGCATCAGCACTGCACAAAAACCCTATCAAGCCCCTTATGCCCGGGTCTCTTCCTTAGAAGAGCCATGCACTGGAAATTCGGAATATGGAAAAGCTCCCCCAACAAGCTTAGAGATGCCAACAACAATGGCTGATACTACAAGAGCAATTGTATCTGATTCTGAAAACCTCAAACTAGAGAGAATTCCTGAAGCCCTTGAGAAGTCTC